The following is a genomic window from Mus caroli chromosome 17, CAROLI_EIJ_v1.1, whole genome shotgun sequence.
AACTGCGATTCTGAAGCTACAGCCAAGGAAGGTACCCCATTACCAAATTCAAATATCTAAGACTAGGTCAACCAGTTGATTCCATCTATTGGGATTCCAGCTGAGCTTCCCTTCCCCTGACTGTCTTACTGGGCCTCCTAGGAGGGGACTCTAGGCTTTGAGATCCACTTGCTCTCCCGGTCCCAGCTGGAGGTCCTCATACAAAGCCAGGTGCCTTCAAATTCTCCTGCCCTTGCTCCTTCCTGGGTCCCTTTTTGCTTATTGTGGTATAACTATGACAATATTTGCAATACTTCCTTTagttcttctttatttcttgagatagggtttctgttTAAcagtcctggccatcctggagctcactctgaccaggctgtccttgaactttaaagatctgtctacctctgcctcttaagaGCTGGTGGTAGTTtcatacccccaccccctcatGCTTCCATGAGAAGATACtctatggggttttttttggggggggtgaggggttgttttggttttttgataggGTTCAGCTTTGCAGAGAGGCTGGTGAGAGCCTTGACTACTATTTCCAAGGACTGCTTTTCCTAAATAGACCACATCCCTGGCCCCCAATGATTTTAGTAACATCCTCCCAGTTTTTATCCACCTTTCTTCAAGATGATAAAATTTACCAgacttctttgagtttctttcagTGGAACATGGTGTGAGCCTTCCTCTGGGCAGAGCCTCTTAAAGGCTGCTGCTTTGAGCATTTCGGTGATCTTTCTAGTACCAGAGTGGCCTGAAACCATTAGCTTCTCCCTCCTACACTTGGGTTCCTTTGAAGCATGACAGCCCACCTCTTTGTTCAGCTGGGGACTcatctgggagacaggcagggttCAGCCTTTCCAGGATATGTGCAGACCAAAAAAGGGCAGACTTTCAGTGGCCTGCTCAGAACAAGCTGTAGGataacccaggaccacaggatccagTAATATCACAGTCAAGTTTGCTTCTGTGAGACCACACAAGGCTGAGGCAGATGAGAGAAACAGGTGCAGTACAGGTTCTAGGTAGGAACCAGGTACCTGCTGGAGTGGAGATCAAGTAGTGCATAGATACCCCCTCTGTGGGCTGCTCATCATTGTCCACAGTGACATTTGGGTCATTAACAAAAGGAAGCTTTTGATTCAGGCCCTCACTCACTCAGGCTTCAAGAGGTTGGCATGCAAGCTCTCTGCTAACAGTTGGACTCACTCTGGAAGCCTGGCTTACTGCTGGCTTACTACAAGTTAGCCCCCTGAAAAAAGGACcattcagcagcagcagcagaaggttCAGGCGAAGAACCCCACCCTGGCTACTACTCCTCAGAGGCAAGcagtggatgccagaagagaatGCCAGTTTTTAGCTCTGAATCCAAACTCCCACCAGattctgggaggcagaagcaaaatgGCTCCCAGAGCCTACAACTTGTAGACTGGTCatggtggccacacctttaatcccagtactcaaggaGGAGGTAGATAGATCTGAATTCCAGggtagcttggtctacatagtaacaGAAAGGCCCACCCCACAAATCCATCCCACCTCTACAATTTTACTAGCTGGGTAGCCTTAGAGAGCTGACAAACTTCTCAGCCTTTATTTTCCTCACCAAAGTGAACCTTACCCACAAGAACTAATGAGAAAGGTAGAGAAAAGTGGTTGAGATTCAGGGGTCACTGAAAACCCAGAGTCGGTAGGATCATCTCACAAGTCACTAGGGTAGAGGTATACAACAGGGGGCCTTTGTCCTGACTCTGTCCAATGCTCTCAGATGAAATGCAGTCTACCCAGCAAGCCACCAGATGGCCTCAACAGGAGCCAGAGCCCAGGTACACAAGGCAAATGGGGTGTTAAGGTGTTGGGCTGAGCTCTGGTACTCGGATGGGGCTACTTCTTGCTCATAAATACTCCAATACCTGGGTCTTTCAGGAAGAAGGCCACTCAGCCACAGCAGCTGCCAGCTACAGACCCCAAGCTGCTGAAACAGATCAGGAAGGCAGAAAAGGCTGAGAGAGAGTTTAGAAAGAAATTTAAGGTGAGAACATGGAGTAAAGAATTCTGGGAGGATTGGTATCTAGGACCCAGGACTTCCATCCTGAGGAAACCAAACTAACAGCAGAAGTTAAGTCTTAACATGATGTTCTCCAAGTTTGAAGGTGAGATTGTGATTCACACGAAGATGATGATTGACCCCAATGCCAAGACCCGGCGTGGGGGTGGCAAGCACCTGGGCATCCGGCGTGGAGAGATCCTAGAGGTGATCGAGTTCACTAGCAAGGATGAGATGCTCTGCCGGGACCCCAAGGGCAAGTGTAAGTGTGCTTGGCCTACATCCAGAGAAAGGAGGGGTGCTAAGGCTGAGAATTCACTCTACCCATTCTCTCCTGCAGATGGCTATGTGCCCAGAACTGCACTGTTGCCCTTGTAAGTGTTGGTCCTGCCTGGGTGGAATGGGGAACACCAGGGTTGGCTTCTGCTGACTATATAATGCTCTCTCTGCCAGGGAAACAGAGGTATATGATGACGTCAGCTTTGGGGGTATGTATAGTGATTCCTCATAGGGATGCTTTGTATCATGCCTCTGCGGCACAGGGTCACTTGAAATTCATCCTTCTCTGTAGACCCTCTGGACATGCAACCATTTCCTCGGTGACAGTATGGAACAGCAGTTAAGTGGGTTCCAGGACCAACAGTCCAGCCACTGCTCACTCAGGAGCCCGGGATCCCAGCCTGGCAAACAGACACCCAAAAGCATGTGCTTATATAAAACTCCTCTTTAAAATATCcttgtttcttgtcttttctctccttcctaacTGGCACACACAGTAGAACACAGGCATATGCCTGGAACCAAAGGTGGGGGGAAAAATCAATTACCCTCCCAACTGAAAGGAGCTGATGAGAGGATATATCCACACATAACTTGGATGACTAGTAGCTGCACCCAAAAACCCCTTGTAGGCTGCAAACATTTGTGTTGCCAAGAGAGAGTCTATGGTGGGGCTCCTGCCTAACAAGACATCATTATGAAGTATGCCATAAACAGTGACATTCTCAGTGGGCTTGaacaaagaaaagccaaagtgaAGTGAGCTGGGACTTACAGAATAAAGCTACAGGATGACTTTCAGGATTGCTATTATCACACCTAGGAAAATGACGACCTTCTAGAATCTTTACTAATAAGTGTATAACCAGGTTCTCTCTTCAAACCTTGGGGCCCACACACAAGCAACAATGAGGGTGAGATCTCTGGTGTTGATAGCTCTGCAGATCTCAAATGGCCACCTCtacaaaatacacaaaaacaaaaaaggcaagcCACTTTCAGGAACTGGTATTTATTATCAAAGTCATATTCGATGTCAACAAGATGCCACAACTACAAAAAAAATTGCGCACATTGCAATCTCAATGCAAACAGTCAAATGGAACCccaatcattaaaaaattaattcaaattacCCCAAAAAAGCAACTGaattttttaaacatctttataCATCCAGCCAACAAATTAAAATGGTtaacaagaaaaaatacaaattcagAGGTCTGGTATTGATGTTTAAAAAAGGCAACTGCTTAAGCATTTCTATCAATTCGAACATCAATCTCTCGGCCACTCAGCTTCGTGCCATTCATCATCCGGCAGGCTCTCTCAGCCACCTCGGGAGACTCAAACTTAACCACACCGCACCCCTTGGACTTTCCGTTCTCCATCTTGATGTCGGCGTACAGCACGTGGCCTGGcacagggagggaagaagagaccaCACGCATCAGGCAAACCCAGAGCTCAGCCTCAGTCTGGGCTCCACTCAGTCCAGATCACCTGTTGGATTTCGGTGACATAGTCAAAAAGGAGAGACCCTTGCGTATGAAGTGAATGCTTAGAACACCACGTATGGCAGCGCCAGCAACTACAGCCCCCTCCACTACATTGCCATTGTTCTCCAAGCATGACAACAGCCTAACCTGCTGTGACGAACCTGCCAAATGGCTTCAAATGTTTGTCCTTACGCTCCAGCAAGTTACAGAGAGAGGGAACTGTGGAGCCAACTCTAGATTAGAATTCAAGAGGGTTGACTATTGAATACAACCATCTTGTCACAAGGCCATTACCAATGATGGTTCTGTAAGACAGGGATACTCAGTGAGCAGCTTACGGACCTATATGATGATTATGTACCCAGGTATGTGTCAAGCACAAAAGAAATGGGTCGATAATAAAGTAAGAGTCAAAGTCACATTAGTACTGTTAAGGCCCACAATTCTAGTCCTACTAATGGCTTGGGGAGAGATGACATTCCAGTGGCTTCTCATGATAATAAAGTTCTGAAAGATAGTAAGTACAAATTCATCAGAATAAACATTCCTGCCAGAGTAGGACACAATGgtacacacttgcaatcccagtggTTGGGAAGCTAAAGCAAgattttgagttctaggccagtctggagCTCCCTGCCAAGGCCCAGGATCAAAAGAGAATGACATGACAGAAGACAAACAGAGGGAAAGTatctcacctgtaatcccagcccttggaagttGGAGGTAGaagaatcaagaattcaaggccactaaggatgcagctcagtgggcaCAGtgctttgcctagcatgcataaaaccCTTGGGTTGAACCCTAGCATTTGTACAAACCAGGCAGGGTAGCTACCTCTGTAATCtaagcattcaggaggtagaagtAAGAAGActacaagttcaaggttatttccaGCTATTTAGTGAGGGCCCATCTGAGTTTTAAAAGGCCCAatctataccccccccccccgtctccccAACCCCAAAATACAACTaagagtttaaggtcattcttgACTACATAAGGACTTCggagcctatctcaaaaagagaaaagggggaggaaaaaagCAAAGGGGCAGAGAGAATTTTCTGGCAGGAAAGCAGAGAATATACCTGAACATATAACTCATGTTCAAGGGCAGGAGAGAAATGGAACCAAGTCTCCAAAAATCttttgaatttgtattttctcagaagtgggcacattctattcccAGTTTTTGTAATATATAGTTACAGTATTGACTGTTAATGAAAACTGCAACTCAGAGAATCACGGGACTAGGAAAGAAGGTTGGCTTTGACTCTACAGCTTATtccaaagaatcaaggaaagCACCAAGAACACTGGAATGTGAGCCATTTCCGCATGAGGAAACAAGAAACAGGTGTCTTGACCCAGCAGCCAGCGACATCTTGGTTTAGCTGAGAAGGTGCGATGCGAGCAGGGAAGACCGCATCCTGGTCATCAAAGAAGCCTTCTAGAAAGGTTGCCTCGTGTTAAGAATCCACAACCAGACTTTCACCCCATACTGTGTGCTCACATCTACAACTGCTGAGCATGACCTCTCCGAGGAACCAAACCAGCTCTGAGTTTAATGGAGGAAatcaatttttcttaaatttacttTTTGCGTTTTATAAGTCTGTGACCATAGGAATACTGCTTTACTGACTCTTATGTAAAAAGATGACAATGCTGCCTCCTCTCAGAAACTCTGAAAAAGCAGGAGTGGTAGCATTCACCTATAGTTCCAGCAAatgcaaggcagaggcaagagaatcatgaACTCGAGTTTTGCCTAGGTTATAAAGTGAGAGTCTGCTTCCAAAAACTAACTAGAAAAGAACTGTAAGGATGAAATGAGCACACAGCATGACACATACCAGGACTCCCAACAGCTGCCTGTACATCTGCAGGTAGAACAATGGCAAGGCCCATGGTTGCTCTAGAGCCCATGGACAGTGGTTGTTAAGACTAGGAAAGGAGCCTCACTGCTCCAACTCAACAGCATCAACAAGCCACAacacaggaagcacagagagccTATGTTAAACACTTACCACATTCATTGAATTTGTCCTTTAGCATCTTCCATGTAAAATCAAATGGGAGCTGAGGAAAAAAGAGGTAGACTAATCTGTGATACAACAAAGTCTTAATGTACAAACATTATAATAGATACGAGAATATGACTTGAAGGCACTTGGGCTGGGTGTGCAGCTTATGGGGTATACAATGATTTGCCTAGTATGTGTACAGCCCTAGATTTAATCCCCACTAATCCCTCAAAATCCTCCCAAAATCCTCACTTCCTGACCTCTTTAAGACAATCAGCAGGGAACAAAACAAGTCCATGTAGAATTAGGCTATTAAGTGGCACAACTCACAATTTGGTGACAATACATAACTCAAGCACAGCTACCTTTCTCAGAATCACTGTGCCAAGACTGAAATGCTCCTCAAGCCAAGGGATCAGAAACCACAGACCTTTAGAGCTCAGTCTATTCCTCATCTGGCATATCACAGGCAAATGCCAGGctattgtatttttgtttctttgatttttggagacagtgtctcacctGGTAGCTCTTGTTAGACTGGATCTCAGAGTGCCACTTCACctttgcctctagagtgctggaattaaaggaatggaccaccatgcctggcactaaGACTACTGCTCTTCCAGTAATCCCTCAACTTCCAGTTCAACTCTGGAGATAGGCAAGCTGTATCACCCGTACTGCCCAGTTCCCCTTCTTCAAACTTCCCTCTCCAGTCTACACTCAGTCTACTGGCCTCCCCACTTCACAACAACCACAAGAAATTCCACTAAAGAACCACTTACATTTCTCACAAATATCTGGCAGGCCTTCCTAGCTACTCCAGGTGCATGGCCTCCAGCTCCGCCAAAGGAACCTGCGAAGCTTCCTCCAAAGTTGCCCCGCTCCATCTCAATGGCTCGGTCAAAGCTAGCACCTCCGGCTCCACCCATGGCCAGGCCCATTCGCTCAATACCAGCGCCCAATGCTGGGCCCATGGCAGGGCCCATACGTTCCAGGCTGTTGGCGCCCATTCGCTCCAGGCCCATGCGCTCAAGACTGTTGGCTCCCATACGCTCCAGGCCCATGCGCTCCAGGTTGTTGGCGCCCATGCGCTCCAGGCCGGTGGCCATCCGATCCATCACAGGACCCATGCGCTCCAGGCTGGCCCCCATGCCTGTGGGCACCATCCGATCCATGCTTAGGCCCATGCGTTCAATGGCAGGACCCATGCGCTCTACACCAGAGCCCATGCGCTCAATGGTTTGGCCCACACGGTCAATGGGTGCGGCCATGCGCTCCAGGCCGAAGCCCATGCCGGCACCCATGCGCTCCACGCCAGAACCAATGCGCTCCATGGTCTGGCCCATGCGCTCAATACTGGAGGCCATGTGGTCAAGGCCTAGTGGGCCCATGCGCTCGATGCTGGAGCCCATGCGCTCAACTGAGCCCATGCGGTCCATGACCAGGCCCATGCGCTCAATCTCAGAGCCCACTCGATCCATGCCATGGCCTAAGCCTGCGCCCATGCGCTCCATGCCAGCACCGCTAATGCGGTCAATGCCAGGGCCCATCCTCTCGATCCCAGGGACACTGCCTCCAGCTCCACCTGAAACAGGAATAAAAAGCACAAGTGGAAGTCAAGAGACTTATATAGATGTTCATATACCAATGTGTGCCTGGCTGGGCACTTCAGATCCTAAGCTCAACCACAAATCAAGAAGTCATGCTCAAAGTAAtttactattaaaaaacaaacaaacaaacaaacaaacaaaactctcaaaAGTTTTCACATTGAAATCCACACAATCATCCTTTCCACTACATAGCACAGGTAAAAATTTAGAAGGAATAAAACTTCACCTCCATACTGGCTATTTCTAAAAACCTTTGTAGTTTCCCCATCAGCAAACATTAAAAAAGCACAGAAAACTTCATACTCAGGGTAACTGACAGGAGACAATTCAAAGTCACTTACAACCTTCAAGTTGAGAGAACCTGTCCCTCTTAAAATGCCCTGCTGATCTCCACTATGGCTGCAATTCCTTAGCACTTCCAGGGCACAAAATAATCACACAGCCATGTAAGCAGCCACGTAAGCAGACGATAAAACAAAAATGACCCTCAATATACACAAGCATACAAACTGATCATTTTCTAGAACCTTTCCTTCTCTAAGGGAAATTGATACCTACTTCATTGGCTTTGGAAGAAAGATGCTGACACCATGGGCAAGTTCAATTCTGGAAGAGGCTAAGGGTCAGAGACCAGTGCACAATGACTCTTATCCATAATGCTTGCAAACCTAACAGGGAAGGTCTGACTATCACCAAGGCCATGACCTCACTACTTAAGCAAGCAGAGCTCAAAACTGAAGTTTCATAGTGCCCACTTCTCAGTATAGCAGTCTAGCCCACAGCCGGCCTACTACTGACACAAGTACAAATTTACAAGAGATCACTCAGCAAGTTTTCTAACAGTATATAACTGGCCAAAACTATGTGACCTGGCACAAATCAACTCATCTTTCTGTGCCCACTTCTGTGACTGAAATGTAGCACACTGGTTGGCAAAATCCAAGCACAACTTCAAGAATAGCATTTCAGAACACAAGTAGCTCAAAAAGCAACTTCTTCACATTTGCAAGGGGAAAAGAGTTGCTGGCTCAACACACAATATAGTAGTGATGCTGGCAGTATAGTAATATGTCCACAGCAGCAGACCCAGGAAAGAATTTAGCAAGGATCCTACAGAAATGCCTGGCAAGTGGGCTGCTATGGGAAAGCCAAACTCAAAGATTAGgggaaaagggaaggtggagcggGTAAGCTTTAAAAGGTAGGctaggctggagagctggctctgcagttaagagaacttaACTACTCCTGCAAAGTACCAGAAGTGATTCAGTTCCCAAGACCCACACCTTACACCTTACAACCACCAAATAGCTCCAACTCTCAAGACATCTGCTGCCTCTGGTTTCCActtgcatctacacacacacacacacacacacacacacacacacacacacacactcactctcttaAATCTTCATAGTACATTTAATTCTAAGTGCTCATAAAAATATCATGGATGATCATATACCAAAAGGTTTGCAACACTCAATGCACACTGGGCCTGCATGAGGCTTCCAACAAACATTTGTCTTGCATTAGGTGGTGCACTTTTCAATTTTAAGACTTTTTACATGCACTGGCTCTTTTATAGCCTTTGGAGGTTGTACCTATTAATCTCCTCCCCCCATTTTATAGGTGAGTTTTGTCACTTGTCATAAGCCATACGGGAAAAGGCAACAATTGATACCACCCTGGGTAACCTGTGTCATAGCCCATTTTTGTCACATTACTGTTGACTTCCCATTAAGTGCTcgttctaacaacaacaacaacaacaacacagaacaTCAAGCTAAGTGATTTCCTACCTCCTCCCTGTTTTGCAAtgatctctcctctcttcagTGCATTACTTAGGATTTCTAAGGAAatcaggaagaaaaaataattagccAAATTGTTCTATAACAGAAACCTGCTCATTATGTtctaaaagtatatatattttaagaaaaggaaacgGGTTTGAGAAACATACATAAAACATCATTTTACAAAAAACAGGAAAGTCAGgacgggtgtggtggcgcacgcctttaatcccagcactcgggaggcagagtttgaggccagcctggtctacaaagtgagttccaggacagccagggctacacagagaaaccctgtctcgaaaaaccaaaaccaaaccaaaccaaaaaaaaacaggaaagtcaCAGTGCTAGGACTCTTGTAACTTTTGAGTAAGGCCCAGTTTACAGGGGTGCCTGCAAATTTGTCCagcaaagagaacaaagaagaggGCCCTCAACCCTTGCTCAGTAGCAGTTTTCTAAAGGTGGTCTGGCACTTAGTACTGAGACGTCCTCAGTGGGCAGGAAAGCAAGGATTCTTCGGGTGTCCTAGAGCCTGCATGCACTCTTCTTCTCTGCATCACCTGGACAGAGCAGGACTTGAGCACCTAATGAGTAAGCAGCATGTGGTGGTGACAAAGAATGATCTTCCTGCCCCACTGTCCCATAGAGAGAACATTGTTGCTTGCTGGCCAGTGGCTCATCTAAGCCTCCTTAAGTTTGCTACAGCTACTATTAATACCCTCCTTAGAAATCAAAAGCTTTAGCTTCTATCATGGGTCCTTAAAATACATCAAATTTGCTAGCTGAACTTCCCAGCAGTCATAATGGTTTGCAAAGCAGACCACAGGGGAAATCTTATAGAATAACATACACGAGCAGATGCACTTTCTGTGGCCATCTCTTAGGACCACATGTCTGTGTCATGCTCTATGCTGCCATGTAGCCATAGCAATCTTACAGCATACTTGCCAATGGCAGGCACCTTTGCCCTCCTGAGGTCCACAGAGCTGTTCCTACAGACTCTGGCATCTCCTTTTAGCTGGGAAACAGCCACTACTGTGTGGTCACCCTGGTCATCATCTCTGTAGGAATGTATAACATAATGGACACAGTATTCGCAAGGAACACTTAAATGTACCCTGACTGCTGATGGAGAGATAAGTAGAATAATAATCATGCTGGGCATGTGGGAAAATAAAGGGGAGAATGAATGGCTACTTGGCTCCCAGCTTAAGCA
Proteins encoded in this region:
- the Hnrnpm gene encoding heterogeneous nuclear ribonucleoprotein M isoform X2; the protein is MAAGVEAAAEVAATEPKMEEESGAPCVPSGNGAPGPKGEERPTQNEKRKEKNIKRGGNRFEPYANPTKRYRAFITNIPFDVKWQSLKDLVKEKVGEVTYVELLMDAEGKSRGCAVVEFKMEESMKKAAEVLNKHSLSGRPLKVKEDPDGEHARRAMQKAGRLGSTVFVANLDYKVGWKKLKEVFSMAGVVVRADILEDKDGKSRGIGTVTFEQSIEAVQAISMFNGQLLFDRPMHVKMDERALPKGDFFPPERPQQLPHGLGGIGMGLGPGGQPIDANHLNKGIGMGNLGPAGMGMEGIGFGINKIGGMEGPFGGGMENMGRFGSGMNMGRINEILSNALKRGEIIAKQGGGGAGGSVPGIERMGPGIDRISGAGMERMGAGLGHGMDRVGSEIERMGLVMDRMGSVERMGSSIERMGPLGLDHMASSIERMGQTMERIGSGVERMGAGMGFGLERMAAPIDRVGQTIERMGSGVERMGPAIERMGLSMDRMVPTGMGASLERMGPVMDRMATGLERMGANNLERMGLERMGANSLERMGLERMGANSLERMGPAMGPALGAGIERMGLAMGGAGGASFDRAIEMERGNFGGSFAGSFGGAGGHAPGVARKACQIFVRNLPFDFTWKMLKDKFNECGHVLYADIKMENGKSKGCGVVKFESPEVAERACRMMNGTKLSGREIDVRIDRNA